Genomic DNA from Syntrophales bacterium:
GACTGTTAAGAAGACGGAGGAGCTTGAGGAAAGGGCAAGTGAATTGATTGAAAAGGGCAAGGAGACATTTGAAGAGAGCAAAACTCGATTAAAAAAGGCAATTGATGCAGGTGTGGAGGCTTTTAAAGAAGAAAAGTCGGTTTGATCAGTAATGTATCTCGAATTGAGTTTGGTTCTCCTGAGTTTGGCGATTTTCTTAATCGTTGTCTTCACGGTGCCACTTCTCATTCAGGTGCAGCGCATTGCAAAAGGTGTAGCTGAAGTTCAGGCAATAATCCAGAAGAGTCTTCCCGGGATATTGGCTAATCTCGAGGAGGCATCCTTGAACATAAGAAATGTGAGCGCCTTGGTACATGTTCAGGTTGAAAACTTTCTGTTTGCTATAGCGCGTCTCCAAGCGGTTCTCAGTATACTCAAGGAGCTGGAGGGNNNNNNNNNNTTTAACAAAGGGGATTCGTGTATTTTTTAAGGTTTTGGCGGCTTCCCGTCAGGTTAAGTAATTTTTTTTGAATCCACACGACGTTTGTGAAGTTATGGTAAAAATGACATTTTCTAAAAAGGGGCGTAAAGTTAGGTCATCAGTACAGGTAGATCGTAAGACTCAGAGCGAATCTTTGGAAGAGGTTTTACGACGACTACAAGAGGAAAGAAAGGCCTCTTTTGGTAACTATCGGGAGAGGTCGCTTGCTATTCACGGTCTTGTATGTGCTCGTTGCGGGAGATCGTTTTCGGAAAAGGATATTCATTTGCTTACCGTTCACCATAAGGATGGAAATCATTTCAACAATCCTGCAGACGGGAGCAACTGGGAGAATTTGTGTGTGTACTGTCATGAGAACATCCACAGTCGGGAGATTCTTGCAGATTATCTTGCTAAAGATAGTACCGGTCCTGAGTTTGGATTGGTTTACACTGAGGAGACAAAAGATAGTAGGCAAGGTGGAGGATTTGTTTCTCTCGGTGACGTTATAAAAAAGAAGAGGAGGTGAGTAATAAAGGGGAATCTTGGTGGTTTGTTGGTAGATAAAGAAATTTCCCTCTTGAAAAGGTTGAGAAATGTGTGTTAAAAACAGTCGAGCTTGAGATCTCAAGTAACACGTCTTACTTAAAAGTAAATTCAAATCTATGGAGGAGGGTTGATCAGTGGAAGTTTTAGAGCAAGGAATCGGAAAGATATTCACGGATCCCGATGCGGATAAGGCAAGGGAGTTTTTCCGCAAGAAGAATCGAAAATTAGAAAGCAAATTGATGACTGTAAAAGAGGCGGTGGAGAAATTTGTTCACGATGGAGATTATCTTGTATTAGGTGGTTTTGGGGCAAATAGGATTCCCACAGCTGTTGCTCATGAAATTGTCCGTCAGGGGAAGAAAAATCTCGCCTTTGCGGGGCATACTTCAACGCATGATTTTCAGATTTTGTGCGCAGGAGAGTGTTTCAACAAGGTTGATGTGGCGTACATAGTGGGACTTGAAGCGCGTGGACTTTCTCCCAATGCGAGACGTTACATGGAGAGCGGAAAGGTAGAAGTGAGTGAATGGACTAACTATGCGTTGTCTGTGAGGTTCAAAGCTGCAGCTGCTGGTGTATCTTTCTACCCCGCTCGTAATATGCTTGGGACAGATACGTTTAAGTATAGTGGGGCAAAAGTTATAAGTTGTCCATTTACGGGAACGAAGTACGTGGCACTACCAGCGATTTACCCGGATGTGGCGGCCATTCATGTCCATGAGGCGGATATTTATGGAAACTGCCGTGTAAGAGGTATAACCGTATCCGATTTTGATGTGGCACGCGCAGCGAAGAGGCTGATAATTACCTGTGAACGATTGATACCTCATGATGAAATTAGAAATAATCCCAGTTTAACTGTGATCCCCTACTGGTGTGTTGATGCAGTTTGTGAAGTGCCTTTTGGTAGTTATCCAGGAAATATGTACGGTGAATACTTCTCTGATGAAGAACATCTGCGTGAATGGCTGAAAGCAGAGGAAGATCCAGACGAGTTCAAGAGGTTTCTCGATAAAAACATATACAGTTGCAAAGACCATATTGAGTATGTGGAGAAGAACGGTGGCATTCGTAAAATGCAGATGCTCCGTCAGAAAGAGTTTATGTTTATCGGTGCTAGGGCTTAAGGAAAGGAGGAGGTAATTCAAATGGCAAATTACAATACAATGGAACTTATGATTTGCACCGCTGCAAGGGAACTTGAAGACGGTGCTTCTGTTGGGGTTGGTACAGGTGCGCCATGTGCCGCTGCCATGTTGGCCCAGAAGCTGCATTCCCCAAATCTTGTCATAGTATTCGAGGCGGGAGGAGCTGTACCTCAGATTCCCGAAATGCCCATTTCGGTTGGCGATTCTAGGACAACCTGGAAGGCGGTTATGGCCAGTGGTATGTGTGAAATAATGGAAACCGCCTGCAGGGGTATGCTTGACTATACATTCCTTGGTGGTGCCCAGATAGATATGTACGGCAACCTAAATTCCACACGAATTGGGCCTGATCACCAGAAACCGAAAGTACGCTTCCC
This window encodes:
- a CDS encoding YajD family HNH nuclease, with protein sequence MTFSKKGRKVRSSVQVDRKTQSESLEEVLRRLQEERKASFGNYRERSLAIHGLVCARCGRSFSEKDIHLLTVHHKDGNHFNNPADGSNWENLCVYCHENIHSREILADYLAKDSTGPEFGLVYTEETKDSRQGGGFVSLGDVIKKKRR